TTTTACACATACCATTAAGATCAGAGATAGAGATTAGAAATTAGACGATTAGACGATTAGAAGATTAGAGAGATCAGAGATCAGATCAGTGATTTAGAGACTTGAGATTAGAAATTAAGAGGCGAGAGCAGAGGAGGAGAAGGATATGGCAGAGAATAAGGTTGTCGAACTGACCATTGAGGAGAATGTGGGGATTATCACCATTAACAATCCGCCGGTTAACGCCCTTACCCTGGATGTGAGAGAACAGCTGAAAGAGGTTTTGGCGGATGTTGACGGCAATGAAGAAATCAGGGCCTTGGTGATTACCGGGGCAGGGCCGAAATTCTTTGTAGCGGGTGCCGACATTAAGGATTTCCCTAATCAAATGGAAAAGGGCCCCCGGGAGAATGCCACCATTTATAAAGACATGTTTACCTATCTTGAAGACTCACCCCGGCCTGTGATCGCCGCCTTAAACGGTTTGGCCCTGGGAGGGGGATGCGAGCTGGTTCTAGCCTGTGATCTGAGAATTGCTGATGAAAAGGCAAAGCTCGGCTTGCCTGAAGTAACCTTGGGTTTGATTCCCGGTCTGGGCGGCACCCAGCGTTTAGCCAGACTGGTGGGACCGGCCAAGGCCAAGGAGCTGCTCTTTACCGGCAGCCCTATCACGGCGGAAGAAGCCTTAAAGATCGGTTTAGTGAATCAGGTGGTTCCTGCCGGAACGGCCTTTGAGGAAGCCCTTAAGTTGGCGAAAAAACTGGCCAAAGGAGCGGGGGTGGCCATGGCCTACGGAAAATATCTGGTCAATAAAGGCTTGGAGCTGCCCTTGCAAGACGCTATGGAGATAGAGATGCAGCATGTGGAAAAAATCTTCCTGACGGAAGATTTGAAAGAAGGCTTAGACGCCTTTATCAATAAACGTCCGCCGGTATTTAAAAACCGCTAAGCCGCCAAGGGCTGAACAGGATAAAGACCATAGCCTTTCAGGAGTTCTCGGGTAGTACTCCTGAAAGGCTTAGTCTGCTTAGCCGGTCATAATTTTTTAAGCAGAAGAAGGAATTATTTCTATAATACAGAATATTCAATATATAACTGAAAGTTTCGAATATGCTTGTGGTTACCGTTTTATTATCGTTATCAATGAAGAGAGGCGGAGATAAACGTGACTGTTGGGTCTGATTGTATACAACCACATCCTATTCAAGAATTACTGTCAGGAAATTTAAATTCGAATCCAGGCCAACAGTTTCTTCAGCAAATCATCGACAACTCCT
This Desulfosporosinus orientis DSM 765 DNA region includes the following protein-coding sequences:
- a CDS encoding enoyl-CoA hydratase → MAENKVVELTIEENVGIITINNPPVNALTLDVREQLKEVLADVDGNEEIRALVITGAGPKFFVAGADIKDFPNQMEKGPRENATIYKDMFTYLEDSPRPVIAALNGLALGGGCELVLACDLRIADEKAKLGLPEVTLGLIPGLGGTQRLARLVGPAKAKELLFTGSPITAEEALKIGLVNQVVPAGTAFEEALKLAKKLAKGAGVAMAYGKYLVNKGLELPLQDAMEIEMQHVEKIFLTEDLKEGLDAFINKRPPVFKNR